gtgtgtgtgtgtgtgtgtgtgtgtttggtttttgtatgttttatatttcagCTGCATTCCCTTTTTCTTGCGGATTGTTCGGTTTCTGGGGTTTGTCGTCTTGTTACAAAAGTCTCTCTCTCCCACTGCACGGACACTCTGTCACGTTCAGCTTACCCGCGCTATTGCATTATAAACTGTGCATTAACTGTCAACAATAAACTGCTGGAtttgtgtggctgtgttgAGTTGTGTTTAAGTGTGTATTCCGCTCGCTAGACTGCTGGATGCTGATTGCAGCTTAGAGAAAGTTTGCTTATTTACaacgtgtactctctccatttTCCCTCCAATATGGCTGCCATTCATGCGCTCTGTCAACTGTCAGtttgaaaaggaaacaaaaaaaacacaaaatagaaTCGCATTTCCATCTAGTTATCACTGGAGCTGGAATTATGAGTTATGGCTTTTTCCTACTCGAAAAGTATCAGCCATCATTTCCACCACTTTGCGTGGTGTGGAACAACTAGTTCATCTTGCATAATAGACACATATGTATGAATATGACCATTGACTCTCACTTTTTCTTAGAACCTACAGTTTAATGGGTTAGAAGAGACACACAATTTTTCACGACCGTTCGAccttttgtttataaatttatgggttaaaaatgtaattttccaCTCCTCAGCTATCCAATTGCCTTTACTTCtcgttcaatgtttttttacgTTCCAACCCTTTGAGAGCAAAGGGTTtcactattaaaaaaaaaccattcccacCAAAGAGAACGATGCGATTGATGgattttgtttatcgttttcttTCAGTCAATTAATGCGAAACAAAATTATCGAAACACAATATGGAAAAGGGTGTGTCGCTGTTCCACGCCGTGCCAGTTACTGTCAGTTATTGGTAGTTTTGGTAATGTTTGCACGTAAAAACGCTCTTTAGcttgcgatttttttccacatttgtTCCGGTTCCAAAAGATTCACGATTTCGTTcatttgttgttcatttttgtcttcttccttcatcatttttgtttgtactgtGTTTATAGTAATGGGAAGAAAGGATATAAATTTtgatgtaaacaaaaagaataaatagaaaaaaaccattccaaccATAATCAAATAAATAGACGAGATAAATGATAagccaaaaaataatattatactCGCTGCTTTATTACACCACCGCTCTGCATTTCAATGTTTATAGCTTAAAAGAAACCATACAGCTAGAATTACACTTGACTAAAATTATAGCTAATCATAACTCTCTACACCTAAAGGATAAACGCAATTGAAATTAAAGGAATAACAGGTTCGCGGTGCGCTTGaaatcaataattaattacTATGCTCCTTCTGCGAATGTCTGCTCTCCGAGTGTCTGTTCTGGACCTGGGGTTGGGTAGCAATGCCATCGAACAAAAGTCCTTCGGCGATGCGACAATCTAGTTCTAGTTTTCGTGGAaagagcgaaaggaaaatgcaattcgtattttttttttgtagtagaATCCAACCAGAACTATGAGAAACTTTGCATAATAAAccaagaaaagtaaaaaaaaacagcaaaataaaacaaataactgCCGCTTATCATTACGGGAGGAAGGggagtgggtttttttcttcttttgtttatctCAAAAAAGGGACTGAATAAGAGATCCTCCCATTGTACATTCCTTATGGCACCACTACTGGCCATTACCGCTTCCGAACGCTCTTGTAGAACCGGATGATTGGATGGAAGGAAACATTCACTGCACGTGAGCGTGAGTGTGAGCTATGAGCGCGTGAGATAGAAAAAGGTTTAAAACCTCCGTTAAGTAGCCTAAAACATTTACCAAATAATTTTGACCTAACTTTTTCCCTCCTTCCATTCCGAAGCACTAATTAAGATCGATAAATCACGTTCGTGTGCACACTGCTGACgatttaaaattttgacaCCATTTTTGCCTAAACAATTGAATTTAGATAACACTTAAAACACATTTCGCTTTTCTTCCTTGCAACGGGGGAGTTGCCACTTTTGCTGTGGGAGGTTGCAAATAGAGATGGGaagcaaaaattaaaccaaaactATACAAGAATGCTTCCCTTCATAGAGGGCGCGTGAGAAAGAGAATCGTCGTTCGAGTGGGAGTATTTTCaccatattttgttttttggttacACATAAATAACAGACATGTCACCAAAGGGTTGATTCGTCTATTCGATCGTTATTCGCTGTTACCGTTCACTAGAATAATTTTGATTGCCTAAACAGTGTGTTTTagttccttccttttttataatttcaatATACCTAAAGAGATGCCtaaaaacagagaaagagGATAAACCATTTCTCGAACCACAGTCAATAGTTTTAGCTACTaagaacaattttgtttctcttttcctcATTTCTCCTTTTGCCTTCGTTTTGTACAAACCGAAACAGTAATTTTGTGAACACGGTTTTTCTCTCGTTTGTTAGATCGTACTCTCACgctttcgttcattttcttttcattccatttcctAGTTTTGGTTCTGTCTCTTTTGTGAAATTTTGACTCACTCGTACTCGCCTTCCTTCGCCAAAAAACATTCCTATCTTCATAattgtatatatataatttttttaaacacaattttgttaaacatttgacctaaacagtttttttgttttgctttccatttcttttcccctCCCATTTCCATAATTCCACCCCATCATCGTTATCATCGTGCCTAAAAGTAGTTTATAGCttagtttttttcttgttttcttttttgcctaaagacgttttcttcttcttatttttatcactttctactgtttgtgtgttccttctttttgttttgtattttcccTCTTTGTTTTATCATGTCCGaaacgagtgtgtgtgtgtgtgtgtgtgggtgcaaactaaaatgaataatttagaaATACTTTTCTATGTTCTTTTTCCTCTTCACGCCCCCACATAGGGTTCCTCTAGTACGGTAGGATAAGGagagtgtttttctttttgctcatttgcttctctttttttgttgtgctcacgtgtgttctttgtttgtatgtttcttttattgttaTCACAGTTCTTTTGCATCCTTTCCACTTGGCGCTTTTAATGCTTCCATTGTTATTTTCTCGTCCTATTCTCTTTTACTGTGCGGATGTAGTTACGTGTTTCATCCTATCTGTTAAGCTGCAGGTATGtaagtaaaacacaaaatataaaaaaaaaaaaacgtgaaaaGGTTTCCACTATCGTATGAtttagtaaaaaaagaaagcaacaacaaacataaataaagaaaaagccAACAAAAGTGTCAAAACTATACCATCAACATTGCAAATAGCTCCTGAAAAATGTCTCTCGGAATTTTTTTGCTTAAAGAATAATATCTTCTTTCTTGTTTAATGTTGCGTCAAACATTATGTGAAGAATACAACACGTATGAAGAGTTTGTTCAAACAGCGATTGAGacagaatgaaagaaaaatcgattgaGACTGTATAAACTTTCGTAAATTCAACTAAAAACGCAAacgaattgttttaaattataattttcacCTAACTCAGATTCTGTCTCGCTTCCATTTTTGCTCCAGCCCCGACGCGACTTTTCACTGCActtgctttaattttaaataattttgcatAGCCAAACATTGCACGTACGTCTCTatatgttttagttttactctatgttttcttttcctaaaAGAGACAAAATGAtccattttgttggttttgtattttcttttgcctaaAATTCGGTAAATTTGATTCACACGAGACCACAGAcgatttgcatttgcaataGTGTAAGCTTGATAGAGCTACCTGTGCTGTCTTACAAAACTAAACGGTAACGCTAGATGGGAGGGTATACactaagcaaaaaaataaaaaataaaccagacGAGAATACAGAAACAAAGAATGAACagtttaaaacacaaaacaataaaaatactaCCCTAAACGTACTACGGACCCTACGAATTAAACGTACTCGTCCAGGtgacttacttacttacttactcacCGCTGTCACTCCTTTACATACTCATTGCGTCTTCTACAGCAACACACACGAGCGGGCGCGGACACTAAATGCGAACACTAAAAACCAACACTAATGTACCGCCGAAACATTAGTACAGCGTGGTTATCGTTTTGCTTCTCcctttttccattccgttttttttatgtttttgcacaatttcCCACATTGGTATGTTTTGTGTTCTGCTTGTCTGttcttgtttttgctttttgataTATTCCATATCTTTTCTTCTCATTCTGCTCCTCTTTAAATTCGAGATTAGTTTTCctttgcttgttttctttttttcttattcttccaccgtgtgtttgctttaatgttccaaaaacacacacatgtttcttttttttcttaaatatttACGCTCTTTGTTTTCtgattttgttatattttgcaCTTTTCTATCCTTAGTGCTTGTTTTacgggttttcttttgttattttcattcctcttttgttcctttccttatttccatttcttctttcttcgttTCAACTTTCACGGTGCACGGTGTTTTCTTTGGTAATCAATTGAAAAGCATGGCACACGTtccagttttctttttcacctttcttatctgttttctcctttttctttccagcttttcttcttttttctcattcGATGGCACAACATACTtgttaaaaatgttccatCATCTGACATCGGTTTAACACATCTACAAATTCCCagatagtgtgtgtgtgtgttgtgttattTAATGCTTTTACCCATCTGTCTGATCTTTTCGGGGGAGCTTTACTTGTACCAAACAAAGTTCCAATTTGCATAAACATTACCCCTTTCTTCTTATAATTGTTCATCGATCATTGCATCGCATTATGAGCAggcaaatgaaaagaaaagggaacaaaataaagcacaaaaaaaaaaaaaactaaaaggGGAACGAATACACCTCCACGATATGCTTCACCTGCGAAATTACTTGTTTAACAAACCACCcacatgcacacgcacacataaacacagTCGTGTGTTTACAACTGCTTCTCTGCTTCTGCGAGTCACCTTAACTCTACTACTAGCTCTTACTGttggttttcctttgtttgattgattgttcTGTCTATTgtgaaaaacagaaaaaacatGTTGAACTTGGGCTACAAGGCACTTGACCGGCGGCTGATGGTCAGGTCCCAACGGAAGTACGGAAagttaaaaatcaaatatcgGACAAACAGAAAAACCGCACATAATGCCGGGCAAACCCTGCATGCAGGGTTCAACGCTTCCCGGATTAATGTTGGGTTGCTTAGTTATGCTGTCCGGTTCTATTGTGTTGCTGTCTTATACTGTAGTGATCCTGATCCGTTTGTTACTATTGTTGGCTTTGTCTATTACTCCTCTACTCCCGTGTAACTCACGAGTTTCTCTCCATCTCGCTagccctttctctctctctctctcttactgtttctctccttctctctatTATTGTATATATTGTAGGTACTAAATAACAACTGTATATTGTTCTATCGTGTCTGATAGAAAGGCAACCTCCGCCGTTGATACGGCAGGAGATGACCCTTCTTTTAGTTTAACTATTGTCCCCGGAAGGGGGAAAACGGTTGCTTGCGGTTGAAGAGCCACCAACTCCGGGCTCCCCGAAAAGTGGAGCCCTGGAGGGTGGCGCCGGTAAGGATGAAGGGAGTTTGAACAAGTGTGTATAAAAAAGTACATCGTTCCTGTTTatttgttcggtttgttcgGCGACCAGCGTGGTGTAACTATATCCTGTCTCCTCTGTATAATAACTTAACTGCAACTACCCTGATCATCTTAGTCGGATTTATTCTATTGGTTTGTATGCTTGCTTTGTTGTCCGTTATTAACTACGCGACCACGACAGAATAATGTCTAATAGCTGCAACCCTAGCGCAgctgtctctttctctctctctctctctctgtctttcaTACACAAAGTTCTCCCATACTGATGccttggtgccgtgaccaggagtAGCAGCCGTAGTAGCCATTTCTAttgtgtttgggttttggtggttgttgttgtaaaaaaCGCGCCTGCTTTGAATCAGGAAAAATAGCACCATCTGTTGTATAGGTTGTAATATTGTAAGCTATTGCACTATATATCCGGTTCGGTAAGAGAAAAAACTGGTCAAACAAAAACGGTTTTGACTATTTAGACACTATTACCCTAGTTGCGTTactatttaaagaaaaaaacgggtGCGCGCGTAGTTTGTGCGTGCCATGGGATAAAACGTTTCACGTGCGTCTTGTGCTGTGGTTTGTGTGGCTGGGTAATTAAATCTAGACTTGCCTTTACGCCTTAGCGACAGAGGTATATGCATTGCTCGTGTCCCTCTTGCTGTCCCTCTTGTTGAGGGCAGTTTGGGGGAGCCGTGCGAAAGGATGCGCCAGTGCAACACGGCACATCTTTCGATCAGGATTAGTGCAAGTGAAGCAGTCCCGTTGAGTTTGAAATGAGTTTGAAACGAAGGATCGAACTTCGAAATTAAAGTGACAGATTgtaaaaaggagaaaaaaacatgtactGTAACCGTTTGTTCGTTTCCTCGTAGCTTTCGTAACGGTCTTCCCCTCGATTAGGCCCCAATTTTACAAAACTGTCAGTCCTCTATGCCATTTGTCCCTGCCGCgtccttttcttttgccgtATGGTAACCAATAAGTTCCGGTCGCGGTGAGCgactttttcccttttgtccAGTTCCATCATTTAAATGCGCCATGTGCGCCACGATCCGATCCACAGGTTTGTGCTTCCTTGCGCCATTTTGAAATGCCCCTTCCCCCCCGGCCCATCGGTTTGCTTCCCATTTGTCCCCCCATTCAGTCTTTGGTTTCGATTACGATCTTGCACACACTCTTGTCCGCCTCTCggtcccttttttccattcctccctctctttctatctatctctctcttttcttcgTTTGAATTCGCTGTTTGACCGCTTCTTGGGTCCTGTACTTCCCCGGTCTGTGTTCGGTGCAGAAACCATATCGAGACATGGCATTAATGTCCGTTAGCCATCGATTCTAGCGGGTGATGCAATGGCGgtactggtggtggtggttgtggtggctgctgctgctgtggttgaTGCAGGTGAACCAAATGCTGTGGATCGCTCGGATATCACTGTGCCACGACGGCCTGCGGTATCGGGGCGGCCACAATCGCGGCCGCTACGGCTGCGGCGGTGGCTGCCGACACGGGCGGCGGCACGGACACCGGTGGACCACCGCCGTTCGGTCCGGTTCCGTGGGGTGGTGGCGGAGGTGCATTACCCGGCCCACCCCCGCTCGGCTGCTGGGGCGGACCACCCACGTTCGGGGTGACCGAGgcagcggcggcggcggcagcgGCTGCGGCGGCGGCCGCAGCCGCCTGCCCATTGGCGTTGGCCGCCGCTACGGCGGCCGCACCCGCTACGAACGATTGATTAAACGGCGGTCCGTAACACTGCGGAAAGTACAGCTCATGTTTCACCGGTGTACCCATACGCTGGATCAGCTGGTTCTGCTTATCCATCAAAAACGATGGCGATACCTTCTGCTCGATTAtgccgttgttgttattgttgttgttgttgttgttgttgttgttattattgttattgttgttggcgGCGCTGTTGTTGCCATTGGCGTTGTTTCCGTTTGCCGCCGTGCCTGCGTTCCGTGCGGCGTCGCTGTTATCGTTATTGTTGTTACTGCTGGtagtattgttgttgttattgttgttgttgttgttgttgttattgttgttgttgagggCAGCCATGGATGCCAGCTTGCGTGATTTGGACGAGTGCGGGTTCATGTGGTTATCGATATGTTTCTTAACCTCCTGTTCGGTGCCGAAGCGTCGCCTACAGTTGGGCATTGGACAGCAGAATGGTCGGTCGCCCTGTGAAATTATAAAgcaagcaacacaaacaatcgATTAATCCGTCGTCGTACAAGCAACATGAATGCTACCTAAAGGTTGACACTTGAAAGCAACTTAACAacacgcctaaagttatgcataCCGCATAGCAAACATAAAGTATTTAAATTAGCGTATAAGACATTAATGCTCAACTAGCCGCCGAATAAAGGTCTGGCTGGATTGAGTGGGGAAACATCACTCCGAAATGAACAAATTGTTTAAGGAGCAGCAATGAAGACAATGAAATGACCTCACGATTGACGAACTCCATTAGAAAAAAGAATTGTTGGAAGACAGAAAGAATGTCCTTAAAAAACGAATAGAATGATACCATCTAGAGAAGATGGCGGTCGCTCAGTCGTTCAACTTCTGAAATGCAATGGGATCTTTTGGTATCGCGGTTATCAGACCATTAATGCGCTTGCTATGGAGAGAACCACTCTAGACATGGAGTGTGAAAACTTGCtggtctttctacagtctggGGAATCTTCTCCACTCAAATCTCGCTTTAAGCTGCCATAATAAATTTGCAATATTCCCCGTACTGCTATAAGTTTCTGAGATTTGAACTTTTGATCCCGTATGTGGCGAACGACAGTAGACGACCCTCCGAATTGTCCAATGAATCACCCACGGAATGTTTTTAACGTCTACATGGATGGATGAGTATGGGAGGCACCTCAAACAGCAGCTAGAACTGAAATCTAAATTTTACAACTACCTGGTGCGTTCGGGTGTGCTGATCGAGAATTGCTTTCTGCCGGAAGTCTTTGCCACATTGTCCGCACCGGTACGGTTTCTCGCCCGTATGTATACGAATGTGCTGttatggaaagaaaatgattattataagaattcttttttaagccccaccCAACGGGCGTCCTACCTGGTTCAGGATCGTGCGCTGCCGGAAGAACCGTGGACAGTACATACAGCCGAACGGTTTCTCGTTCGTGTGGATGCGCAGATGCTGCGTCAGGTGTGACTGCTGCCGGAACCGCTTGCCACACTCCGGGCACGGGTAGGGCCGTGACTCGATGTGTATGCAACCGTGCTGGAGCAGCGTGCTCTTCTGCTTGAACTCCTTCTGGCAGATGGGACAGCGCACGTACAGGGGCATTCCAGCCGAACGGCCGTGCTGGATCACATCCGGCAGTATCGCCTTGCCACCGGTGGCCTTGTTCAGATACTGCAGATTGTTGCCGAAGATCGAATGGTTCACGCCCTTGCCGTCCTTGAAGTAGGCCGGATAGTTGTCCGGCGAGAAGCAACCGCGCGATTCCCCGCCACCCTGCGACGCTTCGTCGCCGAACGCTTGCTCATCCTTCGGCTGGGCGTTCTCCAGCTCCGGCGGGTACGGCACATCCTGGGGCCAGAGCGTAGCGTGCGGACCGTTCTTGAAGATCAAATGCGGAGACACATCTGTGGAGCAGAACGAAGCAAGAAAGAGCACCGTGAAAGATCTACCGGCCCGAGTGCGCGTGTGCTAAGATGCGCCTTATGCTTTAGCTAAGTCTAACAGGAAAGAGGACATATTACCGAGCAACGGGGTTTGCAACGTGTGCCAAAGGTAATGCCAAAAGTGATTCAACCAATAAGAGATTTAATAGCTGTGACGTACAAGATGAATTTGGAGCTttgtttttgaagattttgtCCACCAAAGGCAACTCGTGCGCTACTGAGCTGAGGCTACTGAGCCGAGAGCCCACGTTAGAGGGAAGCTTTGTACGTACCGGGCCTCGTCCAAGCACAAAGCTTCCCTCTCACTCGGGAGGGAAACCAGCATGCGTGGGTAAGGGAAGATGAGAACATAATAGTACAACACACCGAAAAAGCCACAATAGGAAATGTATGTGCGGGGAAAAGCGGGGATTGGGGGTTAACTGCGCCAGACATGTCGAGCTTCTAGCGTGAAGCTCATCCCCGaacgttttcgtttttcgcgGCGCATTTTTCGCTCTTCTCCACGACGTTGCATCGCAGTGAACCGCAGTGTCGCTGGATGTGCTTCGCACCAGAAGTCGCAGCCCTTAGCTGTGGGAAGTGAGATGGCCGCCCACCGAGGCGAGGATTTCAAAGACGTCCAAAATGCCATGACCGGGTAGCGGGTAGGGTAGGTGGAAGATGGGTTAGAAGGGCAGGTGAGCGTAAGGTGTTGGGTCGTCAGAGCGCCAGAGCTCCCCACGGATGCGTCCGCTCGCCGGAACGAGGGCGCTCCGTGCAGCTCCGCACTCCGAGGCATGCTAAAGAGCTGCTTAACCCAACACTTAGTGCAGATGATGTGCAGGAGATGGAATGGTGTTGGTGcgccattgtgtgtgtgtttttgtttgtatgtgtgtgtatgtgtgggtatgtgcaggaggaagaagaaagcgtatgcaattattaaaattaactaAGTATATATAAATCGTCACAATAATCGATCGCTCGCCTTGATGGGTGCGCACATGTTGGTTCAATATGGCCTTTTGTCGAAATTTTTTGCCGCATTCCGGATACGGGCATCCGAACGGCTTATCACCTGAGTGAATGCGGATGTGCTGGTTCAGGATGGCCCGCTGCCGGAAGCTGCGCGGACAGTACGCGCAGCTGAACGGCTTTTCGTTCGCGTGTATCCGCAGGTGCTGCGTCAGGTGTGATTGCTGCCGGAACCGTTTCCCACACTCGGGGCAACCGTACGGGCGCGAATCGGTGTGGATGCGCTCGTGCTGCAGCAGGGTACTCTTCTGCTTGAAGTCTTTCCCGCACGTCAAACACTTGAACAGCCGCAGGTCGGAGTTTTTCGACTTGGAGTgaccggtgccggtgccggtgccggCATTGCCCGCGTTGCCACCGTTCGGACCCGGTGCGACACCGTTCGTTGGCGAGTGGTGCAGCTGCTGATTGTTGGCCGCACCACCGGGAGCACCGCCCGGTGCGGTCGCACCagctccaccaccgccaccaccaccacctccgtGGAGCAGATCGGGCATGCCGTACTGCTCCAGGGCGCCGGATTGATCGAGCCCGGTCGGCATGCCCACCGGCAGTACgcccgttttgttgagatagTGATGGAGCGGTGCAAAGCCCGGCGGTGGTAACATGGCGCCCTGCGGTCCGGCGTGATGCCGCTGTGCGTAGTAGTTTAGCTCGGCCTGGGAAGCCTCGTTCCCGAAGCACCCGGGCGGTCCGGGAGGCcctccaccgccaccacccccACCACCGTTACCACCACCGGCGGTACCGGGTGCCGATTGGTTGCCCTGCTGGTTCGGGTCGTTCGGGTGGTTCCCGGACGAGTTGTTGCcaccctgctgctgctgctgctgctggaccaACTGTTGCTGTCCgttcggctgctgctgctggtgctgaacGGCTTGTTGCATGCTTTGTACCTAGGATGGAGACATAAACACAAcagggaaaagcaaaaaaataccatTAGCGACCGGTTGCGTTGCCCGCAGGAGTGCTACCTTCACTTCACGGGGATAATGTACCTTGATCAAATCTTCCTCAATGTCTGGACCGTTATTCGCAGGATACGGACTAGTGGCCGGGCTGTGTAGATGACCATTCGCTTGTTCACCCGGTTGCTGTGGCCTATTGTCCTGATTCGGGGGACTATGATTGGCGGAGGTttgctgatggtgctgctgctgctgttgctggtggtgctgggctgcggcggcagctgctgcagcgaCAAGCTGTTGCTGCGTTGCCGCACCGTTCATGTGTGCCTGCAGGTGGTTCTGAGCGTTCTGCTGGTAGATGGCCGGTCCCTCGGCATTCCCCCACTGGACGGCGGCAGCTGCGGCTGCCCCACGCTCGGCCGCTTCCTGCGAATCCTTGTACAGCACGTACGGGGCCGTGTCCTGCGAGATGCAGTACATGATCTGT
This region of Anopheles marshallii chromosome 2, idAnoMarsDA_429_01, whole genome shotgun sequence genomic DNA includes:
- the LOC128719695 gene encoding zinc finger protein 837 — encoded protein: MAINFSASFAACLAAGLKVPRQIMYCISQDTAPYVLYKDSQEAAERGAAAAAAVQWGNAEGPAIYQQNAQNHLQAHMNGAATQQQLVAAAAAAAAQHHQQQQQQHHQQTSANHSPPNQDNRPQQPGEQANGHLHSPATSPYPANNGPDIEEDLIKVQSMQQAVQHQQQQPNGQQQLVQQQQQQQGGNNSSGNHPNDPNQQGNQSAPGTAGGGNGGGGGGGGGPPGPPGCFGNEASQAELNYYAQRHHAGPQGAMLPPPGFAPLHHYLNKTGVLPVGMPTGLDQSGALEQYGMPDLLHGGGGGGGGGAGATAPGGAPGGAANNQQLHHSPTNGVAPGPNGGNAGNAGTGTGTGHSKSKNSDLRLFKCLTCGKDFKQKSTLLQHERIHTDSRPYGCPECGKRFRQQSHLTQHLRIHANEKPFSCAYCPRSFRQRAILNQHIRIHSGDKPFGCPYPECGKKFRQKAILNQHVRTHQDVSPHLIFKNGPHATLWPQDVPYPPELENAQPKDEQAFGDEASQGGGESRGCFSPDNYPAYFKDGKGVNHSIFGNNLQYLNKATGGKAILPDVIQHGRSAGMPLYVRCPICQKEFKQKSTLLQHGCIHIESRPYPCPECGKRFRQQSHLTQHLRIHTNEKPFGCMYCPRFFRQRTILNQHIRIHTGEKPYRCGQCGKDFRQKAILDQHTRTHQVGDRPFCCPMPNCRRRFGTEQEVKKHIDNHMNPHSSKSRKLASMAALNNNNNNNNNNNNNNNNTTSSNNNNDNSDAARNAGTAANGNNANGNNSAANNNNNNNNNNNNNNNNNNNGIIEQKVSPSFLMDKQNQLIQRMGTPVKHELYFPQCYGPPFNQSFVAGAAAVAAANANGQAAAAAAAAAAAAAAASVTPNVGGPPQQPSGGGPGNAPPPPPHGTGPNGGGPPVSVPPPVSAATAAAVAAAIVAAPIPQAVVAQ